From the Chitinophaga lutea genome, the window GAATTTATCACCCCGGTGGTGCTGCCTTTTCATATCAAAAAGGAAAACATCTACGCGAACACCTTTGTGTTCAACGAAGCCGGCAAAATCGTCGGGTACGATGAAGCCAATCCGCTTTCCAACGAAGGCGGTAAAGTGAAACTGCTGCACGAACTGCAACTGCAGGGCGAAATACACGGCATCGGCGACGGTTACTCGGACTTTCAGCTGAAAGAATCGGGTATGATCAAGAAGTTTTACGCCTTTACCGAAAACATCGAACGCAAGTCGGTGATCGAAAAAGCGGATCACGTCACCCCCAGCCTCGACGAATTCCTGTACGTCAACAAACTGCCTTCGGCCATTTCGTACCCGAAAAACCGCATCCGCTGCGTCGTAGTAGGTCATGTGCCGGATACCGTAACGAAGTACATGAAGAAAGAAGGATATGCCGTAAAACACACCGATTCCCTGGAAGAAAAACACATCGCAGACGCCGCGATCATCATCATGGGCAACAAGGAATCCATCAGCGCAAAAAAACTGGTCCTGGCCACCAAACTGAAGGTGATCGGCTACCTCGGCAAAAGCAAACATCACATCCCCCACGAACAGTGCACCGCCATGGGCGTGCTGATCTTCGACCATGCCGGCAAACCGGAAGCCATCGCCAAAAGGATCGCCCGGTTCATCGACAACGGCGATTCCTTCAAAAGCAGCAACTTCCCGAACATGCAGCTGCCTGAACTGAAAAGCGGGCACCGCTTCATCCACATCTACCGCAACGCGCCGGGCACCATGAGCCTCGTGAACCAGGTATTCGCCACACACGGCATCAACATCACGGCGCAGTTCCTTATGACCAACAAACTGATCGGGTACGTGGTAACGGACATCGACGGCGCATATGATAAACAGCTGGTGAAAGATCTCAAGGGGATCGACGGGGCGGTGAGTTTCCGGGTGTTGTACTAACAGAAAAATGAAAAAACGAGGCCTTTTTGTTTGGGAAACACGGCCGTATGAATAAAAAAAGCAGGCCGTAATATCGACCTGCTTTTTTGTTATATGCGTTATACAACTAAAACTTGAAAGCCGCGCTGGCTACAAAGTTCGCCGGTTTCTGCGGGGAACCGTTGGTATTCCAGTACTGCTGATCGAGCAGGTTATTCCCTTTCAGGGCAAGGCGGAACTTCGGCTGATCATAGAAAACCGTTGCACCCAGGAGGGTATAGCCGGGCAGTGTAAAGCTGTTGGTCGATTCGAACCAGGAGTCGCTTACATAGTTGCCGCCGGCGCCGAAACCGAGCCCGTTCGGCAGGCTGTAGCTGATCCAGAGGTTGGCGATGTGTTCGGGGCTTGCCGTCACCATTTTACCCTGCAAAGCGGGCGATGCTTTCGTGTATTTATTTTCGTTATTGGCGTAGCCGGCCACGATATTGAGGCCGCGAACAGGATGGGCAATCACCTCCGCCTCAAATCCTTTGCTGCGCTGTGTACCGTCCTGGAACATGAAGGTTTTGCCATCCACAATTTCGGTGCGGGTGGCGTTGGTCACGTCGATCACATAATAACTTACGGAACCGGTGAGGCGGTTCTGCAGCACATCGAACTTCACGCCGCCCTCCCACTGGTTGCCCTGCTGGGGCTTCAGGTTAAGCACGGTATTGTCCGGCTGTACCGCAGGGGCGAGATTCACAAAACCGTTCATATAATTGGCGAATACCGACAGCCTGTCGCGCAGCACCTGGTATACCAGCCCGAGTTTGGGAGAAAGGGAGTTCTGATCGTATTTGCCGGTAGACTTACCGGTAGCCTGACTGTAGGTACCACCGGTAGTGAAGCGGTCTGCACGAAGGCTCAGCATAGCCATCAGGGATGGGGTGATGTTCAGCACGTCAGACACATATACCCCGTAACTGGAAGACGATGTGTTGGAGGCCGCAAAACCTTTTTCGTAAGACAGCTGGTCGATCTTCATCGCATTCAGATCAGGTATCTGGCGGCGGATATTGATCACGTCGTAGTTGATGGTCACGCGGTTGAGCGTGTTGTAGTTGTAATTGTAGTCGATGCCCACCACCATGCGGTTACGCAGTTTGCCGATATGAAAATCGCCTACGAAGTTCTGCTGCAGCTGGATGTTGCCGAAGGTTTCCGGCACCTGGTTGCGCACGCTCCGCGAAATGGTGGAGTCCGTCAGCAGGTTGAGAGTAGTCCAGTAAAAGTTTTTATAGAACCCCTCAGAGTAGAGGTAGTTGGTTTGTGACACCCATTTATCGGACAGTTTGTATTCCATCTGCGCCTGAATGTTGTAGATGCCGTTATTGATGTCTACGCCGTTGTTGAAGTACGACTTCTTATAGTCCATCTCCAGGTCTTTGAAGTTCCTGGCTTTTACATCTTTCAGGGAAGCCACTGCAAAGGTGCCAACGGCGAACTGGCTGCGGGTCAGTTCGAGGTCGAGGGAAAATTTGAGGCGGTCGTTCACCTGGTAGCTGAGAGAAGGAGCGATGGTGTAATTTTTCATAAAACCCTGATCCTGGAAGGCGCCTTCCGACTGGAAAGCGGTATTCAGGCGGAAAAGCAGGGATTTGTCGGCCATCAGCGGGGTGTTGATATCCGCCGCGATGCGCCCCAGCCTGTAGCTGCCGCCGGTGAAGGATATTTCTCCGCCCGTCTGGTCGTACGGTTTTTTGGTCACGTAGTTGTACAGGCCGCCGAAGGTGATGTTCCTGTTGCTGCCAAACAAGGTGCCGGAGGGCCCTTTGATCACTTCCACCCTTTCAAGGATAA encodes:
- a CDS encoding HAD-IB family phosphatase, which gives rise to MSKKYYIIDFDSTFTQVEALDELARISLREHPEREQIYQKIEDLTNLAMEGKLSFRESLAGRVQLLEANRDHLQQLVKHLKKQVSTSFSRNKKFFKHHADDVLIVSGGFKEFITPVVLPFHIKKENIYANTFVFNEAGKIVGYDEANPLSNEGGKVKLLHELQLQGEIHGIGDGYSDFQLKESGMIKKFYAFTENIERKSVIEKADHVTPSLDEFLYVNKLPSAISYPKNRIRCVVVGHVPDTVTKYMKKEGYAVKHTDSLEEKHIADAAIIIMGNKESISAKKLVLATKLKVIGYLGKSKHHIPHEQCTAMGVLIFDHAGKPEAIAKRIARFIDNGDSFKSSNFPNMQLPELKSGHRFIHIYRNAPGTMSLVNQVFATHGINITAQFLMTNKLIGYVVTDIDGAYDKQLVKDLKGIDGAVSFRVLY
- a CDS encoding TonB-dependent receptor; this translates as MKQCLLIILLICPFLAFAGDADNEFGSIRGRITTSDGRPAPQVTVVLKGTVKHAVTANDGSFTIHRVKAGQYELQVSLLGYATLLQAVTVEKNAVAQVALTLEVSDTQLQEIVVTGNRNRFAAKETQQVSRLPLKDLENPQVYQTVGKALMQEQIIIERMDAYRNIPGAVPNFAVGGSQGMTIRGFANATGMRNGMVTSAIVPMNPVILERVEVIKGPSGTLFGSNRNITFGGLYNYVTKKPYDQTGGEISFTGGSYRLGRIAADINTPLMADKSLLFRLNTAFQSEGAFQDQGFMKNYTIAPSLSYQVNDRLKFSLDLELTRSQFAVGTFAVASLKDVKARNFKDLEMDYKKSYFNNGVDINNGIYNIQAQMEYKLSDKWVSQTNYLYSEGFYKNFYWTTLNLLTDSTISRSVRNQVPETFGNIQLQQNFVGDFHIGKLRNRMVVGIDYNYNYNTLNRVTINYDVINIRRQIPDLNAMKIDQLSYEKGFAASNTSSSSYGVYVSDVLNITPSLMAMLSLRADRFTTGGTYSQATGKSTGKYDQNSLSPKLGLVYQVLRDRLSVFANYMNGFVNLAPAVQPDNTVLNLKPQQGNQWEGGVKFDVLQNRLTGSVSYYVIDVTNATRTEIVDGKTFMFQDGTQRSKGFEAEVIAHPVRGLNIVAGYANNENKYTKASPALQGKMVTASPEHIANLWISYSLPNGLGFGAGGNYVSDSWFESTNSFTLPGYTLLGATVFYDQPKFRLALKGNNLLDQQYWNTNGSPQKPANFVASAAFKF